One stretch of Enterobacter sp. RHBSTW-00994 DNA includes these proteins:
- a CDS encoding transposase domain-containing protein: MELYQAPGIINATTPERARSLADLIPPALIQQALTLTDTVTLRKRKAGADITDRPESLSRQ, encoded by the coding sequence ATGGAACTTTATCAGGCACCTGGCATTATCAACGCCACCACTCCAGAGCGTGCCCGTAGTCTCGCCGACCTCATTCCCCCGGCGCTTATTCAGCAGGCACTCACGCTGACCGATACCGTCACTTTGCGTAAACGCAAGGCAGGTGCTGACATCACTGACAGACCCGAATCGTTATCCAGGCAATGA
- the ydfG gene encoding bifunctional NADP-dependent 3-hydroxy acid dehydrogenase/3-hydroxypropionate dehydrogenase YdfG yields MIILVTGATAGFGESITRRFVANGHKVIATGRRQERLQELKDELGDSILTAQLDVRNRAAIEEMIANLPAEWRAIDVLVNNAGLALGLEPAHKASVEDWENMIDTNNKGLVYMTRAVLPGMVERNRGHVINIGSTAGSWPYAGGNVYGATKAFVRQFSLNLRTDLHGTAIRVTDIEPGLVGGTEFSNVRFKGDDSKVGKTYENANALTPEDVTEAVWWVATLPKHVNINTVEMMPVSQSFAGLSVHRG; encoded by the coding sequence ATGATTATTTTAGTTACCGGGGCGACAGCGGGTTTTGGTGAAAGCATCACGCGTCGCTTCGTCGCCAACGGGCATAAAGTGATAGCCACCGGCCGCCGTCAGGAACGTCTGCAAGAGCTGAAAGATGAGCTGGGAGACAGCATCCTGACAGCTCAACTGGACGTGCGCAACCGCGCGGCCATTGAAGAGATGATAGCAAACCTGCCTGCTGAATGGCGTGCAATTGATGTGCTGGTCAACAATGCCGGTCTGGCTCTGGGCCTGGAGCCCGCGCATAAAGCCAGCGTTGAAGACTGGGAAAACATGATCGATACCAACAACAAAGGATTGGTCTATATGACCCGTGCCGTTCTGCCAGGCATGGTTGAACGTAATCGCGGCCACGTGATCAATATCGGTTCTACGGCGGGAAGCTGGCCTTACGCGGGCGGTAACGTCTATGGCGCGACCAAAGCCTTTGTTCGCCAGTTTAGCCTTAACCTGCGCACAGACCTGCACGGCACAGCGATCCGTGTTACGGATATCGAGCCAGGTCTGGTCGGCGGCACGGAGTTCTCCAACGTGCGTTTCAAAGGTGATGATTCCAAAGTGGGCAAAACCTATGAAAATGCCAACGCGCTGACCCCTGAAGATGTAACCGAAGCTGTATGGTGGGTCGCCACGCTTCCGAAACACGTCAATATTAACACCGTTGAAATGATGCCCGTCAGCCAGAGTTTTGCCGGGCTGAGCGTACATCGCGGCTAA
- a CDS encoding universal stress protein, producing the protein MYKKILMPVDVFEMDLSDKAVRHAANMAKMEGATITLVNILPSSSRSLLRGFSSDIKKFEEFMTAESEKKMKELKRLFDIEPENILSTVRFGNVRDEIIAMSKEGEYDMIIIGSKNPSITTHLLGSNAESILRYATIPVLVVR; encoded by the coding sequence ATGTACAAGAAAATTTTGATGCCTGTTGATGTGTTTGAAATGGATTTAAGCGATAAAGCGGTTCGTCATGCAGCTAATATGGCAAAGATGGAGGGCGCAACGATCACCCTGGTGAACATTTTGCCCAGCAGCAGCCGTTCTTTGCTTCGCGGTTTTTCATCGGACATTAAAAAGTTCGAGGAGTTTATGACCGCAGAATCAGAAAAAAAGATGAAGGAATTAAAACGCTTATTTGATATCGAACCAGAAAATATTCTCAGTACTGTACGGTTCGGTAACGTGCGCGACGAAATTATCGCCATGAGCAAAGAGGGTGAATATGACATGATTATCATCGGTTCAAAAAACCCAAGTATCACAACGCATCTGCTCGGTTCAAATGCCGAATCCATATTACGTTATGCCACTATCCCGGTATTAGTGGTTCGCTAA
- a CDS encoding mannitol dehydrogenase family protein — MENRLLQAKATLPQYDRENLKARIVHLGFGAFHRAHQAVYADILAADHGSDWGYCEVNLIGGEQQIADLKAQDNLYTVAEMSSDAWTSRVVGVVKTALHAQVDGLETVLAALCEPQVAIVSLTITEKGYCHSPASGQLMLDHPFIVADLQNPHQPKSAPGVVVEALARRRAVGLPAFSVMSCDNMPENGHVMRNVTCSYARAVDGELADWIEANVTFPSTMVDRIVPAVTAETLDKIEQLTGVRDPAGVACEPFRQWVIEDNFVAGRPQWEKAGAELVSDVIPFEEMKLRMLNGSHSFLAYLGYLAGYQHINDCMEDEHYRQAAHALMLKEQAPTLKVKGVDLGHYADLLIARYSNPALRHRTWQIAMDGSQKLPQRMLDSVRWHLVHQRSFPLLALGVAGWMRYVGGVDEKGEAIEVSDPQLAVIQAAVKGSEEGENRVKALLAIEAIFGKELPKEAVFVDAVLQAYQTLLQKGAKATVAQYVAEM; from the coding sequence ATGGAAAACCGGTTATTACAGGCGAAAGCCACGCTTCCTCAGTACGATCGCGAGAACCTTAAAGCCCGCATCGTCCATTTAGGGTTTGGAGCATTCCACCGCGCGCATCAGGCGGTCTATGCCGATATTCTTGCTGCCGACCACGGTAGCGACTGGGGTTACTGCGAAGTTAACCTGATTGGCGGCGAGCAGCAAATTGCCGATCTCAAGGCTCAGGATAATCTTTACACCGTTGCAGAAATGTCTTCCGATGCCTGGACTTCACGTGTCGTCGGCGTGGTGAAAACGGCACTGCATGCTCAGGTGGATGGCCTGGAAACGGTGCTGGCAGCCCTGTGTGAACCGCAAGTCGCGATTGTCTCTCTGACCATTACAGAGAAAGGTTACTGCCATTCTCCGGCGAGCGGGCAATTGATGCTCGATCACCCGTTTATTGTTGCTGACCTGCAAAACCCACATCAGCCGAAGTCTGCTCCGGGTGTGGTTGTTGAAGCCCTGGCACGCCGTAGAGCGGTGGGTTTGCCTGCATTCAGCGTGATGTCCTGCGATAACATGCCAGAAAATGGTCATGTGATGCGTAACGTAACCTGTTCGTATGCTCGTGCAGTGGACGGTGAACTGGCTGACTGGATTGAAGCCAATGTGACATTCCCGTCGACCATGGTGGATCGCATCGTTCCGGCGGTTACCGCTGAGACGCTCGATAAAATCGAACAGTTGACGGGTGTGCGTGACCCGGCGGGAGTCGCCTGTGAGCCGTTCCGTCAGTGGGTGATTGAGGATAACTTTGTTGCCGGCCGTCCACAGTGGGAAAAAGCAGGAGCAGAACTGGTATCAGACGTCATTCCTTTTGAAGAGATGAAGTTGCGCATGCTGAATGGAAGCCACTCTTTCCTGGCGTATCTGGGGTATCTGGCAGGTTATCAGCACATTAACGATTGCATGGAAGATGAACATTATCGCCAGGCCGCACATGCACTGATGTTGAAAGAGCAAGCGCCGACGTTGAAAGTGAAAGGGGTTGATTTAGGCCACTATGCCGACCTGCTGATTGCACGCTACAGCAACCCGGCATTGCGTCACCGTACCTGGCAAATTGCGATGGATGGCAGCCAGAAATTACCGCAGCGTATGCTGGATTCCGTGCGTTGGCATCTTGTGCATCAGCGTAGCTTCCCGTTACTGGCATTGGGCGTGGCAGGCTGGATGCGCTATGTCGGCGGTGTCGATGAGAAGGGCGAGGCTATTGAGGTGAGCGATCCGCAACTCGCCGTGATCCAGGCGGCAGTGAAGGGCAGTGAGGAAGGTGAAAACCGAGTGAAAGCGCTGCTGGCTATTGAGGCTATTTTTGGCAAAGAGTTACCAAAAGAAGCGGTCTTTGTCGACGCAGTGTTGCAAGCTTATCAGACGTTACTGCAAAAAGGGGCGAAAGCGACCGTCGCGCAATACGTTGCAGAGATGTGA
- a CDS encoding 2-hydroxyacid dehydrogenase, whose protein sequence is MKLAVYSTKQYDKKYLQHVNEAYGFELEFFDFLLTEKTAKTANGCDGVCIFVNDDGSRPVLEELKKHGVKYIALRCAGFNNVDLDAAKELGLKVVRVPAYSPEAVAEHAIGMMMSLNRRIHRAYQRTRDANFSLEGLTGFTMYGKTAGVIGTGKIGVAALRILKGFGMRLLAFDPYPSAAALELGVEYVDLPTLFSQSDVISLHCPLTPENYHLLNQAAFDQMKDGVMIINTSRGALIDSQAAIEALKTQKIGALGMDVYENERDLFFEDKSNDVIQDDVFRRLSACHNVLFTGHQAFLTAEALISISETTLGNLLQLEKGETCPNALA, encoded by the coding sequence ATGAAACTCGCGGTATATAGCACAAAGCAGTACGACAAAAAGTATCTGCAACATGTTAACGAGGCTTACGGATTCGAACTTGAATTTTTCGACTTTCTGCTTACCGAAAAAACAGCCAAAACAGCCAACGGATGTGACGGTGTCTGCATCTTTGTCAACGACGATGGCAGCCGTCCGGTTCTGGAAGAGCTGAAAAAACACGGTGTGAAATACATTGCCCTGCGTTGCGCGGGCTTTAACAACGTTGATCTCGATGCCGCCAAAGAGCTGGGTCTGAAGGTCGTGCGTGTTCCGGCCTACTCTCCGGAAGCCGTCGCGGAACATGCCATCGGCATGATGATGTCGTTGAACCGCCGCATTCACCGCGCGTATCAGCGTACCCGCGATGCGAACTTCTCTCTGGAAGGATTGACCGGTTTCACCATGTACGGCAAAACCGCTGGCGTGATCGGAACCGGTAAAATCGGTGTTGCCGCACTGCGTATTCTGAAAGGCTTTGGTATGCGTCTGTTGGCGTTTGATCCGTATCCAAGCGCTGCCGCACTGGAGCTGGGTGTGGAGTATGTTGATCTCCCGACGCTGTTTTCCCAGTCAGACGTTATCTCCCTGCATTGCCCGCTGACGCCGGAAAACTACCATCTGCTTAACCAGGCAGCGTTTGATCAGATGAAAGACGGGGTGATGATCATCAACACCAGCCGTGGGGCATTGATTGATTCCCAGGCCGCGATCGAAGCACTGAAAACCCAGAAGATTGGCGCGCTCGGAATGGACGTTTACGAGAACGAACGCGATCTGTTCTTTGAAGACAAGTCTAACGACGTGATTCAGGATGATGTCTTCCGTCGCCTGTCGGCCTGTCATAATGTCCTGTTCACCGGACATCAGGCCTTCCTGACTGCCGAAGCGTTAATCAGCATTTCCGAAACCACGCTGGGTAACCTACTGCAACTGGAAAAAGGCGAAACCTGTCCTAATGCGCTGGCGTAA
- a CDS encoding YdbH family protein, translating into MKGKYKAAIALLLLLVLLPLTLLMTLAQWVPTLAGIWLPVGTRIAFEKSPRLSRHALVIPDLRYLVDDCEIARVENATLAHPSRWKMDIGALELNTACLSKLPQTAPSTAAPKTLTEWQSLLPNTWLTIHRLTLLPWRQWQGELHASLTPAVQEITYKGDQVNIQGKLRGQTLTISEFEAHLPDYPQPVKLVGEFTLPLVPDGVPVKGHALATFNVPQLSSLVDADLDWEQNQGQLVVMARDNPDPLLDLPWQITAQKLTISDGRWNWNVSGMPLSGRVGLRAENWQEGLEKTTLTGRLNVLTHGDAGKGNAVLNIGPGTLSMQNSDMPLSLSGEAKQNDLILYAKLPARLTGSLSDPQLAFEPGALLRSRGRIINSLNIDEIRWPLAGVKLTQKGVDGRLQAILRAHENDMGDFVLHLDGQANDFLPDNGLWQWRYWGKGRFTPMNARWDVAGKGEWRDNIIELTDLSTGFDKLQYGTMLVNKPRLILDKPVRWMRDPEKPTFSGALSLNAEQTTFTGGSVLPPSVLTFSVDGSDPTFFQFKGDLHAGKIGPVQVNGRWDGERLRGQAWWPKQSLTVFQPLIPPDWKMTLREGDLYAQVAFSAAAGQGFEAGGHGVLKAGSAWMPDNQINGVDFVLPFRFSEGTWSLGTRGPVMLRIGEVVNLVTARNISADLQGNYPWSDENPLLLTNVSVDALGGKITMQQLRMPQHDPALLRVQNISTSELISAVNPKQFAMSGPVSGALPFWLDNEKWIIKDGWLTNPGPMTLRIDKDTADAVVKDNMVAGAAINWLRYMEISRSWTKINLDNLGVLTMQATIRGTSRVEGKSSTVHLNYTHEENVFTLWRSLRFGDNLQTWFEQHAAIPDSRSSTGKESEEQQ; encoded by the coding sequence ATGAAGGGTAAATACAAAGCCGCGATAGCGCTACTCTTGCTGTTGGTACTTTTGCCGCTGACGCTGCTGATGACGCTCGCTCAGTGGGTCCCGACGCTTGCCGGGATTTGGTTGCCCGTGGGAACCCGCATCGCGTTCGAGAAGAGTCCCCGGCTGTCCCGCCACGCCCTCGTGATCCCTGACCTTCGCTATCTGGTCGACGATTGTGAGATTGCCAGAGTCGAAAATGCGACCCTGGCTCACCCCAGTCGCTGGAAGATGGATATCGGTGCGCTTGAACTCAATACGGCCTGTTTGAGTAAATTGCCCCAAACAGCGCCCTCAACAGCAGCGCCTAAAACCTTGACCGAGTGGCAATCTCTTCTGCCTAACACCTGGCTCACCATTCATCGGCTGACGTTATTACCCTGGCGGCAGTGGCAGGGCGAATTGCATGCGTCGTTGACGCCTGCCGTCCAGGAGATCACCTATAAAGGTGATCAAGTGAACATCCAGGGCAAACTCCGCGGTCAAACCCTGACGATAAGCGAATTCGAAGCTCACCTGCCGGATTACCCGCAACCCGTTAAGCTGGTGGGCGAATTTACGTTACCGCTTGTTCCGGATGGCGTGCCGGTGAAAGGGCACGCACTGGCGACATTTAACGTGCCGCAACTCTCCTCGCTGGTGGATGCCGATCTTGACTGGGAGCAAAATCAGGGGCAACTGGTGGTGATGGCTCGTGACAATCCCGATCCGTTACTCGATTTACCGTGGCAAATCACGGCGCAAAAATTGACTATCAGCGACGGGCGATGGAACTGGAATGTCTCTGGTATGCCGCTGAGTGGCCGCGTAGGCCTTCGGGCCGAGAACTGGCAAGAAGGGCTTGAGAAAACCACATTGACCGGTCGACTGAATGTTCTTACCCACGGGGATGCAGGGAAAGGCAACGCGGTGCTGAATATTGGGCCAGGAACGCTCAGTATGCAGAACAGTGATATGCCGTTATCCCTGAGCGGTGAGGCCAAACAAAACGATCTGATCCTCTATGCCAAACTCCCGGCAAGATTAACCGGGAGCCTGAGCGATCCACAACTGGCATTTGAACCTGGCGCGTTATTACGTTCGCGTGGCCGAATCATTAATTCCCTCAATATTGATGAAATTCGTTGGCCGCTTGCGGGTGTCAAACTGACGCAGAAAGGGGTCGATGGCCGGCTACAGGCTATTCTGCGGGCGCACGAGAATGACATGGGGGACTTTGTCCTGCATCTGGATGGCCAGGCTAACGACTTCCTGCCTGATAACGGGCTGTGGCAATGGCGCTACTGGGGAAAAGGGCGTTTCACCCCGATGAATGCGCGCTGGGATGTCGCGGGCAAAGGTGAATGGCGTGACAACATCATTGAACTCACCGATCTCTCAACCGGATTCGACAAACTTCAGTACGGCACGATGCTGGTCAATAAACCGCGCCTGATCCTGGATAAACCGGTTCGCTGGATGCGCGATCCTGAAAAACCGACCTTTAGCGGCGCGTTGTCGCTGAATGCGGAACAAACCACGTTTACCGGCGGCAGTGTGCTTCCGCCGTCCGTGTTGACATTCAGTGTGGACGGCAGCGATCCAACGTTCTTCCAGTTTAAAGGCGATCTCCATGCCGGAAAAATAGGTCCAGTCCAGGTGAATGGGCGCTGGGACGGCGAACGGCTTCGTGGTCAGGCCTGGTGGCCTAAACAGTCACTCACCGTGTTTCAACCGCTGATCCCACCTGACTGGAAAATGACGCTGCGTGAGGGCGACCTTTACGCACAGGTGGCTTTCTCTGCGGCAGCGGGACAAGGCTTTGAAGCCGGTGGTCACGGCGTGCTGAAGGCGGGTAGCGCCTGGATGCCGGATAACCAGATTAACGGCGTCGATTTTGTCCTGCCATTCCGTTTCAGCGAGGGAACCTGGTCACTCGGCACGCGTGGCCCGGTAATGTTGCGTATTGGAGAGGTGGTAAACCTGGTCACCGCGCGCAACATTTCGGCTGATTTGCAGGGCAATTACCCCTGGAGCGATGAAAATCCGCTGCTGTTGACCAATGTCAGCGTTGATGCGCTTGGCGGCAAAATCACCATGCAGCAATTGCGGATGCCACAGCACGATCCCGCGCTCTTGCGGGTTCAGAATATCTCGACCAGCGAACTTATCAGCGCAGTAAATCCGAAACAGTTTGCGATGTCAGGCCCGGTCAGCGGTGCACTGCCATTCTGGCTGGATAACGAAAAATGGATCATCAAAGATGGCTGGTTAACCAACCCTGGCCCCATGACGCTGCGTATCGACAAAGATACGGCGGATGCGGTGGTAAAAGACAATATGGTGGCCGGAGCCGCAATTAACTGGCTTCGTTACATGGAAATTTCTCGCTCGTGGACGAAAATCAATTTAGATAATCTGGGTGTATTAACCATGCAAGCCACGATAAGAGGAACCAGCCGTGTAGAGGGGAAAAGCAGTACTGTGCATCTTAATTACACCCATGAAGAAAACGTATTTACCCTCTGGCGCAGCCTGCGTTTTGGGGACAATTTGCAAACATGGTTTGAGCAACACGCGGCGATACCTGATTCCCGCAGTTCGACAGGCAAGGAAAGTGAGGAACAACAATGA
- a CDS encoding GntR family transcriptional regulator, producing the protein MAAESQLNPTQPVNQQIYRILRRDIVHCLIPPGTPLSEKEVSVRFDVSRQPVREAFIKLAENGLIQIRPQRGSYVNKISLSQVRNGCFVRQAIECAVARRAATLIDDNQCYLLEQNLHQQRIAIDRKQLNDFFQLDDEFHQKLAQVADCQLAWDTIENIKATIDRVRYMSLDHVSPPEMLLRQHHDIFNALEKRDLDGVEKAMTLHLQEISESVQLIRQENSDWFSEE; encoded by the coding sequence ATGGCCGCTGAATCGCAACTCAACCCTACCCAACCTGTTAATCAGCAGATCTATCGCATTTTGCGACGCGACATCGTGCATTGTCTGATCCCACCAGGAACACCACTTTCCGAAAAAGAGGTGTCAGTCCGTTTTGACGTCTCTCGTCAGCCCGTCCGTGAGGCTTTTATTAAACTTGCCGAAAATGGCCTGATTCAAATTCGCCCGCAGCGTGGCAGTTATGTGAATAAGATTTCGCTTTCGCAGGTACGTAACGGGTGCTTTGTCCGCCAGGCCATTGAGTGTGCCGTCGCGCGTCGCGCCGCCACATTGATCGACGATAATCAGTGCTATTTGCTGGAACAGAATCTTCATCAACAACGCATTGCAATTGATCGTAAGCAACTGAATGATTTTTTCCAGTTGGATGACGAATTTCATCAGAAACTGGCTCAGGTTGCAGACTGTCAACTGGCATGGGACACCATCGAAAATATTAAAGCCACCATCGACCGTGTGCGCTATATGAGTCTTGATCATGTCTCTCCGCCGGAAATGCTGCTCCGCCAACATCATGATATTTTTAACGCACTGGAAAAACGCGATCTTGATGGTGTTGAAAAAGCCATGACGTTGCACTTGCAGGAAATTAGTGAGTCTGTGCAGTTAATTCGACAGGAAAATAGTGACTGGTTTAGCGAGGAATAA
- the dcp gene encoding peptidyl-dipeptidase Dcp: MSVSNPFFEVSLLPYQAPRFDIIHDSHYRPAFDEAMRQKRAEINAIIAQTAVPDFDNTLLALEKSGAMLSRVTHVFFAMTSAHTNDYLQALDEEFSTELAELANDIWLNDKLFSRVDAIWQDRASLDGEARRLVDVTHQHFILAGARLNDAQKAELKALNTESASLTSQFNQRLLAADKAGGLVIEDSHQLEGLTADEKATAAQAAVEKGLKNSWLIPLLNTTQQPALLALKERQIRERLFKAGWSRTEKGDENDTRELVRRLAELRARQAKLTGFENYASWSIADQMAKTPEAALAFMRGIVPAARARAEQEQADIQRVIDDEQGGFSVQAWDWAHYAERVRQEKYALDESQIKPYFALDTVLQDGVFWAANQLFGIRFVERFDIPAYHPDVRMWEIFDHNGEGMALFYGDFFARDSKGGGAWMGNFVEQSVEFAARPVIYNVCNYQKPANGQTALISWDDVVTLFHEFGHTLHGLFASQRFTTLSGTNTPRDFVEFPSQINEHWASHPQVFAHYARHYKTGEPMPDALRDKMLNAIQFNKGYDMTELLSAALLDMNWHGINAQDTVGDIVAFEASALKKEGLDLPAVPPRYRSSYFAHIFGGGYAAGYYAYLWTQMLADDGYQWFVEQGGLTRENGQKFREAILSRGNSSDLEALYREWRGHDPKIEPMLKNRGLSA, encoded by the coding sequence ATGTCGGTCAGTAATCCGTTTTTTGAAGTCAGCCTGTTGCCTTACCAGGCTCCTCGTTTTGATATTATCCACGATAGCCACTACCGTCCTGCGTTTGATGAGGCAATGCGTCAGAAGCGTGCTGAGATTAATGCGATCATCGCCCAGACGGCCGTACCTGATTTCGACAACACCCTGCTGGCACTGGAAAAAAGCGGCGCGATGTTGTCTCGTGTGACTCACGTCTTCTTCGCCATGACGTCGGCACATACCAACGATTACCTGCAGGCGCTGGATGAAGAATTTTCTACCGAGCTTGCCGAGCTGGCGAACGATATCTGGTTGAATGACAAACTGTTTTCGCGTGTTGACGCTATCTGGCAGGATCGCGCTTCACTGGATGGCGAAGCGCGTCGTCTGGTTGACGTCACACACCAGCACTTTATCCTCGCCGGCGCTCGCCTTAATGACGCACAAAAAGCAGAACTGAAAGCGTTAAATACTGAATCCGCCTCCCTGACAAGCCAGTTTAATCAGCGCCTGCTGGCTGCGGATAAGGCGGGTGGACTGGTGATTGAGGATAGTCATCAGCTTGAAGGATTAACCGCAGATGAGAAAGCTACCGCTGCGCAGGCCGCGGTGGAGAAAGGGCTGAAAAACAGCTGGCTTATCCCACTGCTCAATACCACGCAACAACCCGCACTGTTAGCGTTGAAAGAGCGTCAGATCCGCGAACGTCTGTTTAAAGCTGGCTGGTCGCGCACCGAGAAAGGCGATGAGAATGACACCCGTGAGCTTGTGCGTCGGCTCGCGGAGTTACGTGCTCGTCAGGCCAAACTGACTGGGTTTGAAAACTATGCCAGCTGGAGCATTGCTGACCAAATGGCGAAAACGCCTGAGGCTGCGCTGGCGTTTATGCGCGGCATTGTTCCAGCCGCACGCGCACGCGCAGAGCAAGAACAGGCGGATATCCAACGTGTCATTGATGACGAGCAGGGAGGATTCAGCGTACAGGCATGGGACTGGGCGCATTATGCCGAGCGTGTGCGACAGGAGAAATATGCGCTGGATGAGTCGCAAATTAAACCTTACTTTGCGCTTGATACCGTTTTGCAGGATGGCGTCTTCTGGGCAGCAAACCAGCTGTTTGGCATTCGCTTTGTCGAACGTTTTGACATTCCTGCTTATCACCCTGATGTTCGCATGTGGGAGATTTTTGACCACAACGGCGAAGGTATGGCGCTGTTCTACGGTGATTTCTTTGCCCGTGACTCCAAAGGCGGCGGAGCATGGATGGGGAACTTCGTTGAGCAATCCGTGGAGTTTGCCGCCCGCCCGGTCATTTACAACGTCTGCAACTATCAAAAGCCAGCGAATGGACAAACTGCACTCATCTCCTGGGATGACGTGGTGACACTGTTCCATGAATTCGGCCATACGCTGCACGGTCTGTTTGCCAGCCAGCGTTTTACGACGCTCTCAGGCACAAACACGCCACGGGATTTTGTCGAGTTCCCGTCGCAGATTAATGAACACTGGGCAAGCCATCCGCAGGTATTTGCACACTATGCGCGTCATTATAAAACCGGCGAACCTATGCCTGATGCATTGCGCGACAAAATGCTCAATGCGATTCAGTTCAACAAAGGCTATGACATGACAGAGCTGTTAAGTGCGGCACTGCTGGACATGAACTGGCATGGCATCAACGCCCAGGACACTGTGGGTGACATTGTGGCTTTTGAGGCCTCAGCCCTCAAAAAAGAGGGGCTGGATTTGCCTGCTGTACCGCCGCGCTATCGCAGCAGCTACTTCGCCCATATTTTCGGTGGTGGTTATGCAGCGGGGTATTACGCTTATCTGTGGACACAAATGCTGGCCGACGATGGCTATCAGTGGTTTGTCGAGCAGGGCGGGTTAACGCGCGAGAACGGGCAGAAATTCCGTGAAGCGATTTTGTCCCGCGGTAACAGCAGTGATCTGGAAGCGCTCTATCGCGAGTGGCGTGGACACGATCCGAAAATTGAACCGATGCTGAAGAATCGTGGGTTGAGCGCATAA
- a CDS encoding DUF6694 family lipoprotein, translated as MKKMVFACGLVLLLSGCDKPKVDTSTDESMKTSLQKVKESLPEDKRQAFSDAATTIMMSNVDMKAVMAGAFSGNGDAIATAQAEKVKAALNGKTGEEIISEAKAIQAERAKKEQQQALQEIAELQQKKTASQTAKASLRNFVVNKSRFFFEKQEFGGPRPVIELSVENKTTSPVSRAYFKGTIASPGRTIPWLVDTFNYSIPGGLEPGEKANWPLLPNMFSDWGKVQAPEDAVFTVEVVRLDGADGNALFDSGSFSEDDQKRLDMLKSKYTSQ; from the coding sequence ATGAAAAAAATGGTGTTTGCTTGCGGGTTGGTCTTGTTGCTTTCTGGGTGTGATAAACCAAAGGTGGATACGTCAACAGACGAATCGATGAAAACCTCGCTTCAGAAGGTTAAAGAGTCGCTTCCTGAAGATAAAAGACAAGCGTTTAGCGACGCGGCAACAACGATAATGATGAGTAACGTCGACATGAAAGCGGTCATGGCGGGGGCGTTTTCAGGCAACGGGGATGCGATCGCAACCGCACAAGCTGAGAAGGTAAAAGCGGCGTTAAACGGCAAAACAGGGGAAGAGATCATCAGCGAAGCGAAAGCTATTCAGGCTGAGAGAGCCAAAAAAGAACAGCAGCAGGCGCTTCAGGAAATTGCAGAACTGCAACAGAAGAAAACGGCGTCGCAAACGGCTAAAGCGTCCCTGCGTAATTTCGTTGTGAACAAATCTCGCTTCTTCTTTGAAAAACAAGAGTTTGGTGGTCCTCGTCCTGTCATTGAACTCAGTGTTGAAAACAAAACCACGAGTCCTGTTTCGCGAGCCTATTTCAAAGGCACTATTGCTTCACCGGGACGCACCATTCCCTGGCTGGTCGATACCTTCAACTACTCAATCCCTGGCGGCCTGGAGCCTGGCGAAAAAGCCAACTGGCCTCTTTTGCCGAATATGTTTTCCGACTGGGGAAAAGTTCAGGCGCCAGAAGATGCGGTCTTTACCGTAGAAGTGGTGAGACTGGATGGGGCTGATGGTAATGCACTTTTTGACTCAGGCTCCTTCAGTGAAGACGATCAAAAAAGACTGGATATGCTGAAAAGCAAATACACATCGCAATAA
- a CDS encoding YnbE family lipoprotein: MKKLAGALTAGVVVLLTGCTPRIEVAAPKEPITINMNVKIEHEIHIKVDKDVETLLKSRSDLF; this comes from the coding sequence ATGAAAAAGCTGGCTGGTGCGCTCACCGCAGGCGTCGTGGTATTGCTGACGGGCTGTACGCCGCGCATTGAAGTCGCGGCCCCAAAAGAGCCGATTACGATCAATATGAATGTGAAAATCGAGCACGAAATTCATATTAAAGTCGATAAGGATGTTGAAACCTTGCTTAAATCACGCAGCGATCTGTTCTGA
- the ydfZ gene encoding putative selenium delivery protein YdfZ has protein sequence MMTYDRNRNAITPGSRVMINGTGHTGIIKAIHSKGLDAAQVRRSKTVEVEGCEGKFEPVELIRLGMH, from the coding sequence ATGATGACTTATGATCGTAACCGTAATGCAATTACCCCTGGCAGCCGTGTCATGATTAATGGCACAGGCCATACCGGTATTATTAAAGCGATTCACAGCAAAGGCCTTGATGCCGCGCAGGTGCGTCGTAGCAAAACAGTGGAAGTAGAAGGATGCGAAGGCAAGTTTGAACCGGTGGAACTGATTCGCCTGGGTATGCACTAA